attttgtactttccTGTTGTTGGTCTCAGCATTTACACTCCAGTGATCACTCTGACAATTATTTAAGCATTCCAATTTTAAATAGACCTTTTTCAGGATGTGATACGATTTTGGCTGGACTTGGGGGTGGATGGATTCCGCGTGGATGCGGTGCCCTTCCTGTTCGAGGACGAGGAATTGCGAGACGAGCCGACCCGGGAGGACGGACAACTGGACCACATCTACACCCAAAACTTGCCGGAGACTTTCGAACTTCTCAGGCGCTGGGCAGATATCGTGTACGACTACACGGCGAAGGACGGAAAACCCAGGTAGTGACTCTTCAGGATCTGTTCACTTATTATTTACTTCTATTATACTTATTCCAGTCCGTTATAAGGATGACACCAACACTTTGTGCTtgtgtattacaaaatttattatatactgtgTTTAAAGATTAGTTCTACAGATTAGTTTATGCACAGTGAAGGATCTCGTAAACTAGAGATGCAGCAAAGATTGTATTGACTAAGTTGTACGAAATAAAGTACgaggttaaaattaattatagtttcacTCGCTGCgcttataatacagtttttggtaaaaattaaataggTTTCAGAACAATTTCTACATGGAATCTATGTACGTGAAACTTgatctagtttttaaatattatagtcaacctttttttcaaaattctattcAATGCAAAAACCCAGTCCTTTTTAGTTAACAGACAGTATATTTTTCCTATTAAAAGTACCATATTGCCATACTTATCGagtgatttttatcaaataactCATGAGGCCCATTTCTTGAATGATTGTGTGAAGAAACATTTCATTCTAGTCGTCGGATGGTTGGTAAATCTGAATGTTtggtaaaccattttaaaaaatcacCTTATTTTTCACTGTACATAGTGTTAGGATGATCTGTTTAATTAAATGTAGAAATATCTAACAAGATCAGTCTAAAATACTGTGACAGACAACAACCTCAGTCTTTACTGTATATACCCggtataactatttaaatttgcaTATATGGCaagtttaattacataaatgttataattcactACATTAGCAACGAAATATTTGGATGCTCGCCAttcaattattacataattatactttttagtttGAATTGAATatgaacattaaaaacaaaagcgatacattataatgtattcactttttaTTAATGCATATTAATTCTGTTCATTTAGACATTTATACTGTACAGAGATATACTTCAGTGAATACATGTGCTCTTGTGCTGTTTTCCAGAGCTCTGTTCGCGGAAGCGTATGCCGATATCCCTACAACTCTCAAGTACTACGGCGAAGGAAAGGAAAGCCTGCTACAGCCGTTCAACTTCCAGTTGCTGACCAGTGGCAATGCAAGCACCAGGGCCTCGGAATTAAAGGATCTGATCCTGACCTGGGTAGATGCCTTGCCATCTGGTACCACACCGAACTGGGTGGTCAGTAGTCGATTATATAAGTCGATTATATAGTCGATTATAATcctctataattcgattgtttgaaatcgtattaatattaagtaaaaataagatATTGGTGTTTATATTCATGCTACCTTTTATAGTACgaaactttttgttattcaatttatCGCAAAATCAACAGCAATCGTCGGCAGAGCCTCTCCACAATTAGGTGGAAATTTTCACACTATTGTGAAAATTTCCACAATAGTGTGGTCTCCACCCACGTGGTCTCCAGGGCTACTCCCCAAACGCAAAATTGCCTGGAGATTACAGTATCGGTTCTATCTCCAAATTCGAGTATTTACGATTTGCTGTACTTACTTATCCTTTTCATGATACTAAATAAAGAATTTCTAGTTAGTCTAAAAAAATGCCAGTcaaatttcataacaaaaatgaattatttttatttcccacaAGTCGTTTGAGTTGCAATTATAACCTGCAGGAGATTCAgagggagactttaataagcggcctacactcgttgttcgattgctattatcgaaccattcgatatattatccaacttcgatatgtaaaaatcgtacacaataagagttataataaattaccgtaacatgAAGAATCtcgtattataattaattataatttataatttaaaaaacacaaattttattataacattacaaaacaacaaaattatctatGGCCTAAACTTACAAATGAGATAAACCTTGTACAATATTTATGACTTAACCAGCTTGATAGCagtgagtaaccgcttttgtaaaatggaggaaagaattctccctatgtgttaccaggagccaaaacCACATGTTTGAAGTCACTTAAACTAGTCCcatcacttgtgagaaatatctcacatattttcctcatattaaTCGCTATTTTCTCAAAAtgttagttacttcttgctgtttattgtttacattgaaactactataactaataagttaaaaTCGTATGCTAAGTTAAACAAATTGTAGtatcgaattattccttcggataaaaacaatcgaaccattcgataaaaacaaccgattATCGATTGTGAAGTCTACTCAGAATTAGTTTCAGTCCTAGCCCTGCCTGATATTTATTTACGTAGTCACCTTAGTATAAATTAGTAATAGTTAGTACATAAAAAGTTATCGAAACAGTGTGAAAGATACAGTTTAGCACTAATTGTAGGTCGGAAAGTTTACACAGTTTTCCTGACGAAAAGTTTCCTTAAATTGGGTATTTCTCAGATAAAAGTCTTGTTATGTCGACGGTATTGGCAGTTAAATGATAAGCTATCATTTCTTTGACCTTCGACTTGAACATTGTAAATGGTCAAAGTTACATGATTCATGTAGGAAAAGGAAACCCGAAACTGCCAAATTCGCCAAACTCTGAAAGATTGTTGCTACgagtatatattttaacttattagcCCATAGTTTCAAAACTGCGGCACCAGGAAACTCCAAAAAGTTGTCGATGGCTTGTATGGTATTTGGTTCAAATTCGTATTTGGTTTCTATGTGATAATATGCTAAATATACTGACCactgtttttactttaaatgtgtattattcaGTCTTCTATTGTTTGTTTTCCAGCTTACTAAGTAACGAAGTGGAACTATAATAGCTGATTggaatattgtaattattataaaagtctaCATTTTAAGCTATGGTAGTATGTGGTAATAATGGTAGGCTGTACAACattcaaaatatcatattatatttttaataggcaCTTTTGTGTTGGTTGCTTATACacaaaatatctaatatttacatacataattgaAAAAAGATTGAACCTTTTATTGATTAGTTAGAGTACATTTATGCTGTAATtgctttattatttctatttccgTATTAGTTTATTCCGTATTTTAGAATAATGCCTACAACCAAACAAAGAAATACTTTAGAAAGTAATCTGATTTAAATTGCATTAAGGTATTAAACCcctgtacatacatttttgtaaagtttatagtggttcaaatatttttgtacatagaAAGGTTATAGTTATATTTGCATATTTCGTCAATTATTGCAATAGACCCCTTTCATAGTTATAAACCACTTTACCTTACAACTTCTCGAGGTCTGGAGTGCGTTTTTAAAACCCTCTttcaaaaagtaaagtaaagtgagTGTTATAGGTTAATTAATAGGTGGaataaaactataagttattcaaatgtgtgtttttttctttaatatagtttagttttcaaagtagtttaattttaaatttataaaatttcttgtttgTCTGTATGTTTAAATTATCTTGCTTATTCCTTATATCTGAAGTTTGATTCAATTAATGTTCTCTTTTTATCTTGCCAGGATGTTTGTCttacaattgatttttaaatgatgCAGAATGAcagtaaaatagtataaatataacaagttGCCGTATTAAGGTGAAATGTGTTTACACCATTTCTATAAATGTAGCAAAAACTTACCAAAATGTTATAATCCAACTCAGTATAAAGAATATACTGTTGTTTTAAATACCATATCCATGAATCCAATACACAAAgttgtgaattcaatttattgtacCAATTATAACTATTGGAACTAGAATAAAccagaattatattattttaagttgttaatTTAGAGTTACCAGTAATTAGGGcatgtttatacaaaaatttaaagtatcaACTGTTGTTATATTATTCTGTTGGATTTTCTTATTAGAAATAACGTATTTGCTTAATAAGAGAGATTCCCAACATTAAACTAGTAATGCCCCAATGATTGTGACTCCAGATCGGGAACCACGACAATGGCAGAATTGCCGATAGATACGGCCCTGAGATGGTCGACGCCATGAACCTCCTGACAGGAGTGCTGCCAGGAGTGAAGGTTGTGTACAACGGTGAGGAGATCGGCATGCAGAACACATTCATCCGCTGGGACCAGACCGTGGATCCTAGCGGCCGACTCCTAGGGCCCTACCGCTACCAGTTCGGTTCCAGAGACCCTGAGAGAACTCCTATGCAATGGGACGACTCACCGAATGCTGGTACAGTCCTTCGGAATGTTATACTGTATATTTCAACATGTTTTGAAAGTATGTGTGTACGTAAGGCTGAAAGTATCTTGGTTTTAGACTCTGTAATATTGGATTCCATCGAAGGAGTCCAAATGGCATTTCCTTTCTAAAAAGTACTAAGCGAAGATACTTTTCATTGAAATTTCCCATTTGAAAGAAATTAGAACAttgcaaacataaaaaattcaaatagccaCATTCCGCATTAAATGAACAGGCAATACCAATCAGACCTTGTTATTATTTAACGTTTTTCCATATCTTCCACAGGTTCATATCGTGAAAGAAATGTATTAGATTGTGTACTTATAAAATGCAAATCGGCTCTCGCTCCGATTCCTTTCTTAGATCCTTTTCTTACATTAAATCCGATCGTTACACAGATAAATAATAGACATATCACACCGTCAGACAACTAGTTAAAGAGACCGAAAGTCGTCACCAAAAACCCTAATGACTTACATAAGAGTGTAATATAAGCTCACGCATAAGAATATGTTACGGCATATGTAAGCGTTTGAAAGCATATGTTTTATCCCTAGTTAAACCTATGCTAACCGGTTTAACATATCTATTACATTTCTAAGTCGGCACATTTCTTAATAGTCTAGATTATACGGTTCTTGTTAACTTAACGAGAATAATTACTAAGGAAAAGTGATTGTAAATTCtcaatttttaatgtgtaattccAGTTGGGCGAGATATTCAATTAGTGTGTGATGGAGACACTTACACTCGTACAAGACGTTTCACTGCACTTGTAGTTATGGTGTTACTTTGCGTGCTTTTATAATTGTAGTCTACCAGGATCACTTTAAGCGACGGATTTGCTTTATACAGGTTTCTCGAGCAGCAAAACGACGTGGTTACCGGTGAACCCCAACTACTGGTGGTTAAACGTGGAGGCCCAGCGCTCAGCAGAGTCCAGTCACCTGAAGGTGTTCCAGGCCATGACTGCAGTCAGGAACCACACTGTGATGCTCAGGGGTGATCTCTCAGTCCTATCGCCGGACGAGGACACTTTAGTTGTCGTAAGGTATATATGTCTTCAGTGATGTTACGCAAGCGTACAGACATTTATAAACAAGTTGGCAAATATCTTTTGGTTGATCAAGATACAATAGAATCAAGATACTATAAGATTGATTATTTCGGTAAATCATTTCTTTACCgaaaacaaaactaatacaaaCCTACCGTAATTAAGCTTTAAGAGTTTGCTACTTGATCTGCAAGAACTATCCCagctataggtaaaccgcttacaaaaagacactaTTTATTGAATACCCCTCCGCCGCTGAGATCCCGCCCTCTCTCAGCATCCCCACCTCTGCTCG
The Homalodisca vitripennis isolate AUS2020 chromosome 4, UT_GWSS_2.1, whole genome shotgun sequence DNA segment above includes these coding regions:
- the LOC124359867 gene encoding maltase 2-like, producing MKWPWLCCVAVVTFVVVMADAQEDLPWWRTAVFYQVYPRSFKDSNGDGVGDLKGITEKAEYLSELGVTAIWISPIFKSPMADFGYDISDYRQIDPIFGTMEDLKELSEKLKTLNIKLLLDLVPNHSSDEHEWFQKSVRKEDPYTDYYVWHDGKIDNVTNQRSPPNNWISIFTGPTWTWNEERGQYYLHNFDKKQPDLNYRNPAVVQEMDDVIRFWLDLGVDGFRVDAVPFLFEDEELRDEPTREDGQLDHIYTQNLPETFELLRRWADIVYDYTAKDGKPRALFAEAYADIPTTLKYYGEGKESLLQPFNFQLLTSGNASTRASELKDLILTWVDALPSGTTPNWVIGNHDNGRIADRYGPEMVDAMNLLTGVLPGVKVVYNGEEIGMQNTFIRWDQTVDPSGRLLGPYRYQFGSRDPERTPMQWDDSPNAGFSSSKTTWLPVNPNYWWLNVEAQRSAESSHLKVFQAMTAVRNHTVMLRGDLSVLSPDEDTLVVVRTYQNVSFVLLINMGSYITSYTTQNLFSPLNLDFDMTVVTGSVHSGIEPGTFVKKSSASLSLRPKSAVLLQDIPYTL